The following proteins are encoded in a genomic region of Phycisphaerae bacterium:
- a CDS encoding efflux RND transporter periplasmic adaptor subunit codes for MSASTETSASSIVAMRYAVPTRKTAHWRRRAWVGGAVIVGLAGAIGILRPDRWLRGLLSRAPGEAAVHVVTPTTLHITLKEDGELKPVNSVEIKCEVQGERVTIETVVPESTHVKKDDLLVKLVAADMKDRVDLEEMEVRGIATALEEAEQTLEITRSENESKRNKCEIDLEVAELDLQGYLEGDYVKRIKAIEIDIKQNEMDIDQKTDELDKSRPLLEKGFVTKARIRELEDQLEKMQMTLEKNQLELRTLDQYEHQKTLKQKTLAVDQAREELKRELARAASREKQALGKVADQRQALEIRQRRFERSKEQLARCEIHAPCDGVVQYGPAGERRYWSDQRIAAGEQVYAGQTIMTIPDTSQMLVSTRIHEADRHKVREGLTCLVNVPAVPGRTFTGKLSKITKFADSERGWLNPNLKEHAAEIRLDESDPALSPGDTAHIEILIEDVPDVLAVPVQCVFTRGAQHYVFVRKGLSAAPVEVKLGRSTTTMTEITAGVSVGDKVVMSPDEQMLALLPTPAASQPAVPAAEEPPPGPPA; via the coding sequence ATGAGTGCGAGCACGGAAACCTCCGCCTCTTCGATCGTGGCGATGCGGTACGCGGTCCCGACGCGGAAGACGGCGCACTGGCGCCGGCGGGCGTGGGTGGGCGGGGCGGTGATCGTGGGACTGGCGGGCGCGATTGGCATCCTGCGTCCCGATCGGTGGCTGCGAGGACTGCTCAGCCGCGCGCCGGGGGAGGCCGCGGTGCACGTGGTCACGCCGACCACGCTGCACATCACGCTCAAGGAGGACGGGGAGCTGAAGCCGGTCAACTCGGTGGAGATCAAGTGCGAGGTGCAGGGCGAGCGCGTGACCATCGAGACCGTGGTGCCCGAGAGCACGCACGTGAAAAAGGACGACCTGCTCGTCAAGCTGGTGGCCGCCGACATGAAGGACCGCGTGGATCTCGAGGAGATGGAGGTGCGCGGCATCGCGACGGCGCTCGAGGAGGCGGAGCAGACGCTGGAGATCACGCGCAGCGAGAACGAGAGCAAGCGGAACAAGTGCGAGATCGACCTGGAAGTGGCCGAGCTGGACCTGCAGGGCTACCTGGAGGGCGACTACGTCAAGCGCATCAAGGCAATCGAGATCGACATCAAGCAGAACGAAATGGATATCGACCAGAAGACCGACGAGCTGGACAAGAGCCGCCCGCTCCTGGAGAAGGGCTTCGTGACCAAGGCGCGGATTCGGGAGCTGGAGGACCAGCTCGAAAAGATGCAGATGACGCTCGAGAAGAACCAGCTCGAGCTGCGCACGCTTGATCAGTACGAGCATCAGAAGACGCTGAAGCAGAAGACGCTCGCGGTCGACCAGGCGCGCGAGGAGCTCAAACGCGAGCTGGCCCGCGCGGCGTCGCGCGAGAAGCAGGCGCTCGGCAAGGTCGCGGATCAGCGGCAGGCGCTGGAAATCCGCCAGCGACGCTTTGAGCGCTCGAAAGAGCAGTTGGCGCGCTGCGAGATCCACGCGCCGTGCGATGGCGTCGTGCAGTACGGTCCCGCCGGCGAGCGCCGCTACTGGAGCGACCAGCGCATCGCGGCCGGCGAGCAGGTCTACGCCGGCCAGACCATCATGACCATCCCGGACACGTCGCAGATGCTGGTCTCGACGCGGATTCATGAGGCTGACCGCCACAAGGTCCGCGAGGGACTCACGTGCCTGGTCAATGTGCCCGCCGTGCCGGGCCGCACGTTCACCGGCAAGCTCAGCAAGATCACGAAATTCGCGGACTCGGAGCGCGGCTGGCTCAATCCGAACCTGAAGGAGCACGCCGCCGAGATCCGGCTGGACGAGAGCGACCCGGCCTTGTCGCCAGGCGATACCGCGCACATCGAAATCCTGATCGAAGATGTGCCCGATGTGCTGGCCGTTCCCGTGCAGTGCGTCTTCACCCGCGGCGCACAGCATTACGTGTTCGTGCGCAAGGGGCTGTCCGCGGCGCCCGTCGAGGTCAAGCTCGGCCGCAGCACGACGACGATGACGGAAATCACCGCGGGCGTCTCGGTCGGCGACAAGGTGGTCATGTCACCGGACGAGCAGATGCTCGCGCTGCTGCCGACGCCCGCGGCCTCGCAGCCGGCGGTGCCCGCCGCGGAAGAGCCGCCGCCCGGACCGCCCGCCTAA
- a CDS encoding phosphotransferase — protein MDEVTTERESFASEELGEVLSHYDVGVIHSAKEFTRGSRRAPKLLLDTPTGRYLLKRRATGKDDPFKVAFAHALMGHLRARKFPVPRLIGTCDDQNSMLQLRGRVYELFEFVDGERYDSSLEATLASGRALAHYHAAVEDFSTEWTPPAGSYHAAPNVRAGLNAIPTVTSSHDSVVGHEAELLHLTQLLHEQYDEVADDVNRGGFHRWPATIIHGDWHPGNMLFQHGNVRAVLDFDAARHQPLIIDVAYGMLQFSILRAASAPDLWPDFFDETRMRRFLAGYLQVGSIPADQRRVIPLLMIEALISEAALPIAITGSFGRLPGFGVLQMVARKIRWLQENMQRMRHWLLE, from the coding sequence ATGGATGAGGTGACGACCGAGCGGGAGAGCTTCGCGTCGGAAGAGCTGGGCGAGGTGCTCAGCCACTATGACGTGGGCGTGATCCACAGCGCCAAGGAGTTCACGCGCGGGTCGCGGCGTGCACCCAAGCTGCTCCTGGACACGCCCACCGGCCGGTACCTGCTGAAACGCCGGGCAACGGGCAAGGACGACCCATTCAAAGTGGCTTTTGCCCACGCGCTGATGGGGCACCTGCGGGCGCGGAAGTTCCCCGTGCCGCGTCTGATCGGCACCTGCGATGACCAGAATTCAATGCTCCAGCTCCGCGGGCGGGTGTACGAATTGTTTGAATTTGTCGACGGCGAGCGCTACGACAGCTCGCTGGAGGCAACCCTGGCGTCCGGTCGAGCCTTGGCGCACTACCATGCGGCGGTGGAAGACTTCTCGACCGAGTGGACCCCGCCGGCCGGGAGCTACCATGCCGCCCCAAACGTGCGGGCCGGTCTGAACGCCATCCCGACCGTCACGTCCAGCCATGACTCGGTGGTCGGCCACGAGGCGGAGTTGCTGCACCTGACGCAACTGCTCCATGAACAGTATGACGAGGTCGCGGACGACGTGAACCGGGGCGGGTTTCACCGCTGGCCCGCGACGATCATCCACGGTGATTGGCACCCCGGAAACATGCTTTTTCAGCATGGAAACGTGCGTGCCGTGCTGGATTTCGATGCGGCCCGCCATCAGCCGCTGATCATCGATGTGGCGTATGGCATGCTGCAGTTTTCGATCCTGCGGGCGGCGTCGGCGCCCGATCTGTGGCCCGATTTCTTTGATGAGACCCGCATGCGCCGGTTCCTGGCGGGTTACCTGCAGGTGGGATCGATCCCGGCCGACCAGCGGCGCGTGATCCCGCTACTGATGATCGAGGCCCTGATCTCGGAGGCGGCCCTGCCAATCGCGATCACCGGCTCATTCGGGCGGCTGCCCGGCTTCGGCGTGCTGCAGATGGTCGCCCGCAAGATCCGGTGGCTGCAGGAGAACATGCAGCGCATGCGGCACTGGTTGTTAGAATAG
- a CDS encoding efflux RND transporter periplasmic adaptor subunit: MSQNKPPSPPARVGRIIRTTLVAVGFTAVVVVLLLWLAGTFTRKIDTAVTPAHAQAERTVPPGTPVVPVEILRTPTIEAAVGTVRAVYESSVASKLLAKVVEVNVQAGQEVKAGQVLVRLDDEDLRAQLRQAEAVVAAAEATRNQAQTEFERVQRLYERANASKTEFDQADTALKTAAAELVRAQQAREQAQTILEYATIRSPLDGKIVDKRIEVGDTAQPGQVLLTLYDPTRMQLVASVRESLTQRLQVGQMIGVQVDALAKTCEGRISEIVPEAQAASRTFSVKVTGPCPPGVYSGMFGRLLIPLDEQEVLVIPKTAVRRVGQLDIVEVAEAAAGQPAVLRRRVVQLGREFDDRVQVLSGLRADEQVALLKM; the protein is encoded by the coding sequence ATGAGCCAGAACAAGCCCCCGTCACCACCGGCCAGGGTGGGCAGGATCATCCGGACCACGCTCGTCGCCGTCGGGTTCACGGCCGTCGTGGTGGTCCTGCTGCTTTGGCTCGCCGGCACGTTCACGCGGAAGATCGACACCGCCGTAACTCCCGCGCACGCCCAGGCCGAGCGAACCGTCCCGCCGGGCACGCCCGTCGTACCGGTCGAGATTCTGCGCACGCCGACGATTGAGGCGGCGGTCGGGACGGTCCGGGCCGTCTACGAGTCGTCCGTTGCGTCGAAACTCCTTGCCAAGGTGGTCGAGGTGAACGTGCAGGCCGGGCAGGAGGTCAAGGCCGGACAGGTGCTCGTGCGGCTGGACGACGAGGACCTGCGGGCCCAGTTGCGGCAGGCGGAAGCCGTCGTCGCCGCTGCCGAAGCGACCCGCAACCAGGCCCAGACCGAGTTCGAACGCGTGCAACGGCTATATGAGCGCGCCAACGCGTCCAAGACCGAGTTCGACCAGGCCGACACGGCGCTGAAGACCGCCGCCGCCGAGCTGGTCCGCGCCCAGCAGGCCCGCGAGCAGGCCCAGACCATCCTCGAGTACGCTACCATCCGGAGCCCGCTCGATGGCAAGATCGTCGACAAGCGGATCGAGGTCGGCGACACGGCCCAGCCCGGCCAGGTGCTGCTGACGCTCTACGACCCCACCCGCATGCAGCTCGTCGCCAGCGTCCGCGAGTCGCTGACGCAGCGCCTGCAGGTCGGCCAGATGATCGGCGTCCAGGTCGATGCCCTCGCCAAGACCTGCGAAGGTCGCATCAGCGAGATCGTCCCCGAAGCCCAGGCCGCCAGCCGGACGTTTTCCGTCAAGGTCACCGGACCCTGCCCGCCCGGCGTGTACTCCGGCATGTTCGGGCGGCTGCTGATTCCGCTCGACGAGCAGGAAGTGCTGGTCATCCCGAAAACCGCGGTCCGCCGCGTCGGGCAACTCGACATCGTGGAGGTTGCGGAGGCCGCCGCCGGTCAGCCCGCAGTCCTGCGCCGGCGCGTCGTGCAACTCGGCCGCGAATTCGATGATCGCGTGCAGGTACTTTCCGGGTTGCGCGCGGATGAACAGGTGGCACTATTGAAGATGTGA
- a CDS encoding FAD/NAD(P)-binding protein — MTTAASTHVSAERNLYVPYRMRIAKVTEEAPGVKTFRLEFVDEQEGQRFSFKAGQFGEYSVYGEGESTFCIASSPTRKGYIECTFRQTGRVTSALADRDEGDIIGFRGPYGNVFPIDRWHGKKLLFIAGGIALPPMRCVIWNCLDLRDKYGDVTIIYGARTVADLVYKHELAEWGSRSDVKLFTTVDPGGQTPDWKGHVGFVPTILEQVAPSAENTIAIVCGPPIMIKLTMPVLAKLGFTPEQIYTTLENRMKCGVGKCGHCNVGKVFVCKDGPVFTMAQLKDLPPEY; from the coding sequence ATGACCACGGCTGCCAGTACCCATGTGTCTGCAGAGCGCAACCTGTACGTTCCCTATCGGATGCGCATCGCCAAGGTCACCGAAGAGGCCCCCGGCGTAAAGACGTTCCGCCTGGAGTTCGTGGACGAGCAGGAGGGGCAGCGGTTCTCGTTCAAGGCCGGGCAGTTCGGCGAGTACTCGGTGTATGGCGAAGGCGAATCGACCTTCTGCATCGCCTCGTCGCCGACGCGCAAGGGCTACATCGAGTGCACGTTCCGCCAGACCGGACGCGTGACGTCGGCGCTGGCAGATCGTGACGAAGGCGACATCATCGGCTTCCGCGGGCCTTACGGAAACGTCTTTCCGATCGACCGGTGGCACGGCAAGAAGCTGCTCTTCATCGCCGGCGGGATCGCGCTGCCGCCGATGCGCTGCGTGATCTGGAACTGCCTCGACCTGCGCGACAAGTACGGCGATGTCACGATCATCTACGGCGCGCGGACGGTGGCGGACCTCGTCTACAAGCACGAGTTGGCCGAGTGGGGCAGCCGGAGCGACGTGAAGCTGTTTACGACGGTCGATCCGGGCGGCCAGACGCCGGACTGGAAGGGTCACGTCGGATTCGTGCCGACGATCCTGGAGCAGGTCGCCCCGTCGGCAGAGAACACGATCGCGATCGTGTGCGGCCCGCCGATCATGATCAAGCTGACGATGCCCGTGCTGGCGAAGCTCGGGTTCACGCCGGAGCAGATCTACACGACGCTCGAAAACCGCATGAAGTGCGGCGTAGGCAAGTGCGGTCACTGCAACGTGGGCAAGGTGTTCGTCTGCAAGGACGGGCCGGTGTTCACGATGGCGCAGCTCAAGGACCTGCCGCCGGAGTATTGA
- a CDS encoding 4Fe-4S dicluster domain-containing protein: MSETRILQRQSLGQLFEKLSAAGRRILAPVQKGAQLGFEEVKSPATVALDYVQTTRSAKAAYFPRHEELLRFQLAGKDVKVEDTAVQAPPTVLFGLHPCDAASLATLKAVFTWDSPDAYFEPKLANTTVIGLSCTKGDAYCFCTSVGGGPGDTRGSDILLTPIDENRYLAEILTDKGQAIVALAPSLFGAANGVTKDAALAKIAPRFQADKLAAKLPGLFAKNEIWLDQSLRCIGCGACAFVCPTCSCFDIQDERERYGGVRQRCWDSCGLSLFTLHASGHNPRTKQSERWRQRVMHKFSYQPERLGVLGCVGCGRCSRSCPADMNLGEHVQSLAEMPA, translated from the coding sequence ATGAGCGAAACACGGATATTGCAGCGGCAGTCCCTCGGGCAGCTTTTCGAGAAGCTCAGCGCCGCCGGCCGGCGGATTCTGGCGCCGGTGCAGAAGGGCGCGCAGCTCGGGTTTGAAGAAGTCAAGTCGCCTGCGACGGTCGCACTGGACTACGTGCAGACGACGCGCTCGGCTAAGGCGGCGTACTTCCCGCGCCATGAAGAACTGCTGCGTTTCCAGCTGGCCGGCAAGGACGTGAAGGTGGAAGACACTGCCGTGCAGGCGCCGCCGACTGTGCTCTTCGGCTTGCACCCGTGCGATGCAGCGAGCTTGGCGACGCTGAAGGCGGTCTTCACCTGGGACAGCCCGGACGCATATTTCGAGCCGAAGCTCGCGAACACGACCGTCATCGGCCTGAGCTGCACCAAGGGCGATGCGTACTGTTTCTGCACGTCGGTCGGCGGCGGGCCGGGCGACACGCGCGGCAGCGACATCCTGCTGACGCCGATCGATGAGAACCGCTACCTCGCGGAAATCCTGACGGATAAGGGGCAGGCGATTGTGGCGCTGGCGCCGAGCCTGTTTGGGGCGGCGAACGGTGTAACGAAGGACGCCGCCTTGGCGAAGATCGCGCCGCGCTTCCAGGCGGACAAGCTGGCGGCGAAGCTGCCGGGGCTGTTTGCGAAGAACGAAATCTGGTTGGACCAGTCCCTGCGCTGCATTGGCTGCGGGGCGTGTGCGTTCGTGTGCCCAACGTGTTCCTGCTTCGACATTCAGGACGAGCGCGAACGCTACGGCGGCGTGCGGCAGCGCTGCTGGGATTCGTGCGGCCTCTCGCTGTTCACGTTGCACGCGTCGGGCCACAACCCGCGCACGAAGCAGAGCGAGCGCTGGCGGCAACGCGTGATGCACAAGTTCTCGTACCAGCCGGAGCGGCTGGGCGTCCTGGGGTGCGTCGGCTGCGGGCGCTGCTCGCGTTCGTGCCCCGCGGACATGAATCTCGGCGAACACGTTCAGTCCCTGGCGGAGATGCCCGCATGA
- a CDS encoding 4Fe-4S dicluster domain-containing protein: MMEALQKKARALLEAGTVKVVIGYAAGSDAQRCRAIFARQPEQAQQLIWDARCKQNLAAYLVKPEVKALGKPAIVARNATLRTLLQYAAESQLTDEAVLALAVSDAGIVTELPTFAAIEEYLAQQPRGLTPEQQQELARMAQLPLEERWAFWAGELSRCMKCYACRAACPLCYCTRCIVDVNQPQWIPVASTELGNLEWNVVRAMHLAGRCVDCGSCAEACPEGIRLDLLNRVLAQEALTQFGAEPGYTTRREYALSAYKPDDKEEFIR, encoded by the coding sequence ATGATGGAAGCACTACAGAAAAAAGCCCGCGCTCTGCTCGAAGCCGGCACCGTCAAGGTGGTCATCGGGTACGCGGCCGGCTCGGATGCCCAGCGCTGCCGGGCCATCTTTGCCCGCCAGCCGGAGCAGGCCCAGCAGTTGATTTGGGATGCCCGCTGCAAGCAGAACCTGGCGGCCTACCTGGTGAAGCCGGAGGTCAAGGCGCTGGGCAAGCCGGCGATCGTGGCCCGTAACGCGACACTGCGGACGCTGCTCCAATACGCCGCCGAGAGCCAGCTCACCGATGAGGCGGTGTTGGCGCTGGCGGTCTCGGACGCGGGCATTGTCACCGAGCTGCCCACGTTCGCGGCGATCGAGGAATACCTCGCGCAGCAACCGCGCGGCCTGACGCCGGAGCAACAGCAGGAGTTGGCTCGCATGGCGCAGCTTCCGCTGGAGGAGCGCTGGGCGTTCTGGGCGGGCGAGCTGTCGCGCTGCATGAAGTGCTACGCCTGCCGTGCGGCGTGCCCGCTGTGCTACTGCACACGCTGCATCGTGGACGTGAACCAGCCGCAGTGGATTCCGGTGGCGTCCACGGAGCTGGGGAACCTGGAATGGAACGTGGTGCGGGCGATGCACCTGGCGGGGCGCTGTGTGGATTGCGGCTCGTGTGCTGAGGCGTGCCCCGAGGGTATCCGCCTCGACCTGCTGAACCGCGTGCTCGCGCAGGAAGCGCTGACGCAGTTCGGCGCCGAGCCGGGCTACACCACGCGGCGGGAGTACGCCCTGTCCGCATACAAGCCCGACGACAAGGAAGAGTTCATCCGCTAA
- a CDS encoding hydrogenase iron-sulfur subunit: MAEFEPKIVAFVCNWCTYAGADLTGTSRIKYSPSVRMIRLPCTGRIDFMLLLQAFGQGADGIIVSGCHPGDCHYTAGNFHARRRWILFRRLLDFMGVDLRRVHFSWVSAAEGAKWAELVNDVAAQVRALGPYATFPKRLNGRLQAVEVG; encoded by the coding sequence ATGGCCGAGTTTGAACCGAAGATCGTCGCGTTCGTGTGCAACTGGTGCACGTACGCCGGTGCGGACCTGACCGGGACCAGCCGCATCAAGTACTCGCCCAGCGTGCGGATGATCCGGCTGCCCTGCACGGGCCGGATCGACTTCATGCTGCTGTTGCAGGCGTTCGGCCAGGGCGCGGATGGCATCATCGTCTCCGGCTGCCACCCGGGCGACTGCCACTACACGGCGGGCAATTTCCACGCCCGGCGGCGCTGGATCCTGTTCCGCCGGCTGCTGGATTTCATGGGGGTCGATCTGCGCCGGGTCCACTTCTCGTGGGTCTCGGCGGCCGAAGGGGCCAAGTGGGCCGAGCTGGTGAATGACGTGGCCGCACAGGTCCGCGCACTCGGCCCGTACGCGACGTTCCCGAAGCGTCTGAACGGGCGGCTGCAGGCCGTAGAGGTCGGATGA
- a CDS encoding CoB--CoM heterodisulfide reductase iron-sulfur subunit A family protein produces the protein MPRIGVFICHCGENIAGTVDCAAVAQACAALPGVVHSIDYKYMCSDPGQSQIKEAIKEKKLTGVVVAACSPRMHEPTFRRACAEAGLNPFLCEMANLREHCSWVHEKLPPTTEKAIDLVRIMIEKVKRNRPLFPINVPITKTALVLGGGIAGIQASLDIANAGHKVILVERDPSIGGHMAQLSETFPTLDCSQCILTPRMVEVAQHPNITLYTYSELESLEGFIGNFKATIRKKARGIDEKLCTGCGACTQKCPTKKIPSEFNAGLGMRTAIYVPFPQAVPNKPVIDRAHCTYYRTGKCKLCERVCPTKALRYDQEDELITVDVGAVVAATGYEVKGTDFFPEYGYGKHKDVITGLQFERLASASGPTLGAIKRPSDGKTPAKVVFIACAGSRDPAKGLNYCSKICCMYTAKHAMLYRHKVHGGQAYVFYMDIRAGGKMYEEFVRRAIEEDEVHYVRGRVARIYERDGKLIVKGVDTLLNSMPVEIEADLVVLATAMVAQADAEEIAQKMKVSYDGDHFLSEAHPKLRPVEMNTAGIFVAGACQAPKDIPETVAQASGAASKVVGLFSKAELSREPVVAVVNRSGPPHFSTCVGCFLCESACPYQAIEREEIKTRDGKLIKTVAKVNQGVCQGCGTCVALCRSKSIDLQGFTNEQVFAELVAL, from the coding sequence ATGCCGCGGATCGGTGTTTTTATCTGTCATTGCGGCGAGAACATCGCGGGCACGGTGGATTGTGCCGCGGTCGCGCAGGCTTGCGCCGCCTTGCCCGGTGTCGTGCACAGCATCGATTACAAGTACATGTGCTCCGACCCCGGACAGAGCCAGATCAAAGAGGCTATCAAGGAGAAGAAGCTGACGGGCGTGGTCGTGGCGGCGTGCTCGCCGCGCATGCACGAGCCGACGTTCCGCCGGGCGTGCGCCGAAGCCGGCCTGAACCCGTTCCTGTGCGAGATGGCGAACCTGCGCGAGCACTGCTCGTGGGTGCATGAGAAGCTGCCGCCGACGACCGAGAAGGCCATCGATCTCGTGCGGATCATGATCGAGAAGGTGAAGCGCAACCGGCCGCTGTTCCCGATCAATGTTCCGATCACGAAGACCGCGCTCGTGCTCGGCGGCGGCATCGCGGGGATCCAGGCCAGCTTGGATATCGCGAACGCCGGCCACAAGGTGATCCTGGTCGAGCGTGACCCGTCGATCGGGGGGCACATGGCACAGCTTTCGGAGACGTTCCCGACGCTGGACTGTTCGCAGTGCATCCTGACGCCCCGCATGGTCGAGGTCGCGCAGCATCCGAACATCACGCTGTACACGTACTCGGAGCTGGAGAGCCTGGAAGGCTTCATTGGGAACTTCAAGGCGACCATCCGCAAGAAGGCCCGCGGCATCGATGAGAAGCTCTGCACCGGCTGCGGCGCGTGCACGCAGAAGTGCCCGACGAAGAAGATCCCCAGCGAGTTCAACGCCGGCCTCGGCATGCGGACCGCGATCTACGTCCCGTTCCCGCAGGCCGTGCCGAACAAGCCGGTCATCGACCGGGCGCATTGTACGTACTACCGCACGGGCAAGTGCAAGCTGTGCGAGCGGGTCTGCCCGACCAAGGCCCTGCGCTACGACCAGGAAGATGAGCTGATTACCGTGGACGTCGGTGCGGTGGTCGCGGCGACCGGCTATGAGGTCAAAGGCACGGACTTTTTCCCCGAATACGGCTACGGCAAGCACAAGGACGTCATCACCGGGCTGCAGTTCGAGCGGCTCGCGTCGGCGTCGGGACCGACCCTCGGCGCGATTAAGCGGCCTTCTGACGGCAAGACACCGGCGAAGGTCGTGTTCATCGCGTGCGCCGGCTCGCGCGACCCGGCGAAGGGGCTGAACTACTGCTCGAAAATCTGCTGCATGTATACGGCCAAGCACGCGATGCTGTACCGGCACAAGGTGCACGGCGGGCAGGCGTACGTGTTCTACATGGACATCCGCGCGGGCGGGAAGATGTACGAGGAGTTCGTCCGGCGGGCGATCGAGGAAGACGAGGTCCATTACGTCCGCGGCCGAGTGGCGCGGATCTACGAGCGCGACGGCAAATTGATCGTGAAGGGCGTCGACACGCTGCTGAACTCGATGCCGGTCGAGATCGAGGCGGACCTGGTGGTGCTCGCGACCGCGATGGTGGCACAGGCGGACGCCGAGGAAATCGCGCAGAAGATGAAGGTGAGCTACGACGGGGATCATTTCCTGTCGGAGGCGCACCCAAAACTGCGGCCGGTCGAGATGAATACGGCGGGGATCTTCGTCGCCGGCGCGTGCCAGGCCCCGAAGGACATCCCCGAGACGGTGGCGCAGGCGTCCGGCGCGGCGAGCAAGGTCGTCGGTCTGTTCAGCAAGGCCGAGCTTTCGCGCGAGCCGGTGGTGGCGGTGGTGAACCGCTCCGGGCCGCCGCACTTTTCGACGTGCGTGGGCTGCTTTTTGTGCGAGTCGGCGTGCCCATACCAGGCGATCGAGCGCGAAGAGATCAAGACCCGCGACGGGAAGCTGATCAAGACCGTGGCGAAGGTGAACCAGGGTGTGTGCCAGGGCTGCGGCACGTGCGTCGCGCTGTGCCGGTCGAAGTCGATCGACCTGCAGGGGTTCACCAATGAGCAGGTCTTCGCGGAGCTGGTTGCACTTTAA
- a CDS encoding CoB--CoM heterodisulfide reductase iron-sulfur subunit B family protein produces the protein MRMGFFPGCSLEGSSREYLESLRAIAPALGLELAEVPDWNCCGATAAHTLNHKLALALPARILALAEKAGLDELLVPCSACFSRLAATRHELAENAALRKEIADIIEMPYQGRTEVLNALEVLARCVTNNFKDKVRVPFAHKVACYYGCYLTRPAKIATCARAEDPQEMDELMKIAGAEPIDWAFKVECCGAGLSVSRTSTVAELSGRIVEDAVRRGAEALVVACPMCHTNLDLRRDAITSHRGQHYTVPVLYISQVLGLALGLDEQTLGLHRHHVPVRFAARPAAPQPVLQTSGQKED, from the coding sequence ATGAGAATGGGCTTCTTCCCCGGGTGCTCGCTGGAAGGCTCCTCGCGCGAGTACCTTGAGTCGCTGCGCGCGATCGCGCCGGCGCTGGGCCTGGAACTGGCCGAAGTGCCGGATTGGAACTGCTGCGGGGCGACGGCCGCCCACACGCTGAATCACAAGCTCGCGCTCGCGCTACCCGCGCGAATTCTGGCGCTGGCTGAGAAGGCCGGGCTGGATGAGTTGCTCGTGCCGTGCTCGGCGTGTTTCAGCCGGCTGGCGGCGACGCGCCATGAGCTGGCGGAGAATGCGGCGCTGCGCAAGGAAATCGCAGACATCATCGAGATGCCGTACCAGGGGCGCACCGAGGTACTGAACGCGCTGGAAGTGCTGGCCCGTTGTGTGACGAACAACTTCAAGGACAAGGTCCGCGTGCCGTTTGCGCACAAGGTTGCCTGCTACTACGGCTGCTACCTGACGCGGCCCGCGAAAATCGCGACCTGTGCCCGGGCCGAAGACCCGCAGGAAATGGACGAGCTGATGAAGATCGCCGGCGCCGAGCCGATTGACTGGGCCTTCAAGGTGGAATGCTGCGGGGCCGGCTTGTCAGTCTCGCGCACCAGCACGGTCGCGGAGTTGTCCGGGCGCATCGTCGAGGACGCGGTGCGGCGCGGCGCCGAGGCGCTCGTCGTCGCCTGCCCGATGTGCCACACGAACCTGGACCTGCGGCGGGACGCGATCACGAGCCACCGCGGCCAACACTACACGGTCCCCGTGCTCTACATCAGCCAGGTGCTCGGGCTGGCGTTGGGGCTGGATGAGCAGACGCTGGGGCTGCATCGGCATCACGTGCCGGTGCGCTTCGCGGCCCGGCCGGCCGCACCGCAACCCGTCCTGCAGACCAGCGGACAGAAGGAAGACTGA
- a CDS encoding 4Fe-4S dicluster domain-containing protein: protein MSGSSHDSAHADTLPARVRAATGESVFNCYQCGKCSAGCPLAAEMDYAPNQVLRLLQLGLPGAEEQVLRALSIWLCLTCETCAARCPQEVDLPRIMDYLRQQSQARGLVHPKAKDILAFHEAFLDTIKRGGRLHEVGLISTYKLRTLHLFQDVLVAPKLLARGKLSLLPHAIAGRAAVARIFERTQKSKADHA from the coding sequence ATGTCCGGCTCCTCGCATGACTCCGCCCACGCGGACACGCTGCCGGCCCGGGTACGTGCCGCCACGGGCGAGTCGGTCTTCAATTGCTACCAATGTGGAAAGTGTTCGGCGGGTTGCCCCTTGGCGGCCGAAATGGACTACGCCCCGAACCAGGTCCTGCGGCTGCTGCAGCTGGGGTTGCCGGGCGCGGAGGAGCAGGTGCTGCGGGCGCTGAGCATCTGGCTGTGCCTGACGTGTGAGACGTGCGCGGCGCGCTGCCCGCAGGAGGTGGACCTGCCGCGGATCATGGACTACCTGCGGCAGCAGTCGCAGGCCCGCGGCCTGGTGCATCCCAAGGCCAAGGACATCTTGGCGTTCCACGAGGCGTTTCTGGACACGATCAAGCGTGGCGGCCGGCTGCACGAGGTGGGGCTGATCTCGACTTACAAGCTGCGGACGCTGCACCTGTTCCAGGACGTGCTGGTGGCGCCGAAGCTACTGGCGCGCGGCAAGCTCAGCCTGCTGCCGCACGCCATCGCCGGCAGGGCCGCGGTCGCCCGCATCTTCGAGCGCACCCAGAAAAGCAAGGCGGATCACGCATGA